One genomic segment of Gammaproteobacteria bacterium includes these proteins:
- a CDS encoding ABC transporter ATP-binding protein, with protein sequence MIELQAVDRIFEVGDEHVHALDQVNLAIEAGEYLSIMGPSGSGKSTLLNLIGLLDRPTAGSYLLDGRNTTEMDDAEQAHTRGEKIGFVFQAFHLVSRLTAAENVELPMVLAGIVPSQRRERVERALASMDLTDRAGHRPDQLSGGQRQRVAIARATVMGPNVLLADEPTGNLDTRSGEEVVEVLEQLNHEGITLIIVTHDQDLGRRARRRLHMVDGRIVEDISSQQTPA encoded by the coding sequence CTGATCGAGCTGCAGGCCGTCGACCGCATCTTCGAGGTCGGTGACGAACACGTGCACGCGCTGGACCAGGTAAACCTGGCGATAGAAGCCGGTGAATACCTGTCAATCATGGGGCCGTCCGGCTCCGGCAAGTCGACGCTATTGAACCTGATCGGCCTGCTCGACCGGCCAACGGCCGGCAGCTACCTGCTTGATGGCCGCAACACCACCGAGATGGACGATGCCGAGCAGGCGCACACGCGTGGTGAAAAGATCGGCTTCGTGTTCCAGGCCTTTCACCTCGTTTCGCGATTGACTGCTGCGGAAAACGTCGAGCTGCCGATGGTCCTGGCCGGAATCGTCCCATCGCAACGCCGCGAACGCGTCGAGCGCGCGCTGGCCTCGATGGACCTGACCGACCGTGCCGGACATCGGCCCGACCAGCTTTCCGGCGGCCAGCGCCAGCGCGTGGCAATTGCGCGCGCCACCGTGATGGGCCCGAACGTGCTTCTGGCCGACGAGCCAACGGGCAATCTCGATACCCGCTCGGGCGAGGAAGTCGTTGAAGTCCTGGAACAGCTGAACCACGAGGGCATCACCCTGATCATAGTCACGCACGATCAGGACCTCGGCAGGCGCGCCAGGCGCCGGCTGCACATGGTCGACGGCCGCATCGTCGAGGACATCAGCTCGCAGCAGACGCCGGCATGA
- a CDS encoding efflux RND transporter periplasmic adaptor subunit: MGKTVRRSLWLLAILVVAALLYLYFTRPQPVPVTLATVETAQVRSVVANTRAGTVKACNRARLAPALGGQIAILHVHEGNTVEAGEPLLELWNDDLKADLLLAQRDAAATAARAEEACVRADVARRESTRIARLRQQGLTSVEAADSADGAARATRAACKAARAQTTVSDARVDRANAALERTILRAPFTGTVAEVNGEVGEFVTPSPVGIPTPPAIDLIDNSCLYIAAPIDEVDAPAIRAGMQARITLDAFPDRDFPGTVRRVAPYVLDLEKQARTVEIEAVIDTPGNNLLPGYSADVEVLIESRDDVLRVPTQAIINKNKVLLFIEADETLEERQVSTGLSNWEHTEITSGLAAGDRIVLSVDREGVEAGALVAPE, encoded by the coding sequence ATGGGTAAAACAGTCCGCCGCTCACTCTGGTTGCTGGCAATTCTCGTGGTTGCAGCCTTGTTGTACCTGTACTTCACGCGGCCTCAGCCGGTACCGGTGACGCTGGCCACCGTCGAGACTGCCCAGGTGCGCTCGGTCGTGGCGAACACCCGTGCCGGCACCGTCAAGGCATGTAACCGGGCGCGGCTGGCGCCGGCACTGGGAGGCCAGATTGCCATATTGCACGTCCACGAAGGCAATACCGTGGAAGCCGGTGAGCCACTGCTGGAGCTGTGGAACGACGACCTGAAAGCCGATCTGCTGCTGGCGCAGCGCGATGCAGCCGCAACGGCGGCGCGCGCGGAGGAAGCATGCGTCCGCGCCGATGTGGCACGACGCGAATCCACCCGCATTGCTCGTTTGCGCCAGCAGGGACTCACTTCAGTCGAAGCTGCCGACAGTGCCGATGGTGCGGCACGGGCAACGCGCGCAGCGTGCAAGGCGGCACGCGCGCAAACCACGGTGAGCGACGCGCGCGTCGACCGTGCAAACGCGGCGCTGGAACGCACCATCCTGCGGGCACCCTTTACCGGCACCGTTGCCGAGGTCAATGGGGAAGTCGGCGAATTTGTTACGCCCTCCCCGGTTGGCATCCCTACTCCGCCGGCCATTGACCTGATCGATAACTCCTGCCTGTACATCGCAGCACCGATCGACGAGGTCGACGCGCCGGCGATACGTGCCGGCATGCAGGCACGCATCACGCTGGATGCCTTTCCTGATCGTGACTTTCCCGGCACCGTGCGGCGTGTCGCGCCCTATGTGCTTGACCTGGAAAAGCAGGCACGCACGGTTGAAATCGAGGCCGTTATCGACACGCCCGGTAACAACCTGCTGCCCGGTTACAGTGCCGACGTGGAAGTGCTGATCGAGTCCCGTGATGACGTCCTGCGCGTTCCAACTCAAGCTATCATTAACAAGAACAAGGTGCTGTTGTTTATCGAAGCCGATGAAACACTGGAAGAACGCCAGGTCAGCACCGGGCTCAGTAACTGGGAGCACACCGAAATAACCAGTGGCCTGGCGGCCGGTGATCGTATCGTGCTGTCAGTCGATCGCGAAGGCGTCGAGGCTGGCGCGCTGGTCGCGCCGGAGTAA